AACAAAAATAATAGTAGAGGTGGGTTATTTAGATGCAAAACTAGATGTTACTTATCTGTTTTTATAATGATAGAGGTAAAAGAATAGATTCTATtctattgttattattatttttacGGCAAAAATTGTGGGGGAGATCCCCACGGTGTTAGAACTTTTCATTATAATGAAAAAGACATTATTGGCGATGATGATTAGAATATGTTGGTTTCAGTGTTCCACTTGCTCCTCCTCGAAGGTTATTGTATAAATTGCCCTGTGCACGGCCTCGCCTTTGCACAACTCGAAGTCGAAGCATTTGCCTCATtagcagcaaaaaaaaaaaaaaaaaaaaaaaaaaaaaacacacacacatcgGAGGTAGGCGGGAGGAGGAACCTGAACCCAGGGAGTAGCAATGGCGGACCTTGTGCTTGGGTTGGCCAAGTCGGCGGTGGAGGGGACGCTGACTGTTGCCAAGTCAGCGATTGAAGAGGAACAGAAGCTGAAGAAAAGTATGCAGCACGACCTGATGCTCATCTCGGACGAGTTCGAGATGATGCACTCTTTCCTCAACGTCGCCAAGGATCGTGACCCTGACGAAATGGTGAGGACCTTGGTAAGACAGGTCCGCAACATGGCCTTAGATGTGGAGGACTGCATCGAGACCGTTGTCCTTGTGGATGTCAAGTCTCGCTGGTGGCGCCGCATGATCCCAGCCTGCTTGCTACCAGATGGGCCGGCTGAAGCCCTGGACGCTGCAGTCGCCGCTGCAGAGTTGCTCATGTCCAGGGTCGAAGCCATGGGCCAGAGGAATGAACGCTACTGGCACATCCGCGACACTGGATCTAAGCCGACTGAGAAGACGGGTCGGGAAGCTGTAGCCGATGCTGCAGCAGCTGTGGGCATCCTTACCGAGGCGAGGGACGTCAGGAAGAAGCATGGGCATGGCAATGGCATCCCAAGGGATCTCGTCGAGTTGATTAACAAGACAGATCCAGCCCTTCCTCTTCAAGTAATCTCAGTGTGGGGAGCAGTAGATGATCATGGGGTGGCATCCGTCATCAAGAAGACCTGTGACGACCCAGAAACCTGCAAAAATTTCAGGTGCCGTGCTTGGGTGAAGCTTATGCATCCCTTTAACCCCCGTGAGTTTATCCGTAGCTTGCTGGCTCAATTCTACACAAACTATTGTCCACAACAAGGGagctccacctccgcctccgtggAAGACGATCTCCTCAAACCAGTGGATGTGATGGTAGCTACTGAAGGCATACTCATGGAGCAGTTTATGAAGCAAGTGAGCAATCAGAGATACCTTGTCTTCCTGGAAGATGTGTCTAGCGCAGTTGACTGGGAGGCTGTCAGGGTGTATCTGCCTGACGAGAAGAATGGCAGCTGCATCGTCATTCACACCCAGCAACTCGAAGTCGCAAGCTTGTGCGTCGGACAATCACACCGAGTGTTAGAACTGGAGCAGTTCTCAGCTGACCATTCTGTTTGTATCTTTTTCAATGAGGTATGCTGGGAACATCTATCATCAGTAACATTCAGCTTTTTTCTTTTGTTGTCACTTTCAATCACAACATATATATCATCTACAGTACATATATTTGACAATCATGTGTTTCATCATACTTAGAACAAGCGTAGCAGCCCAAGAGGTCTCGTGGAGTTGATCAATAAGAGAGACCATGCCTTTCCACTTCAAGTGATCTCAATGTCTGGACCTTTATGTGATCTTGGGTTGGAATCCATCATGAAGAAGACCTGTGATGACGACCCAGAAATGTGCAAAACTTTCCGGTGCCGCGCATGGGTGAAGCTGATGCATCCCTTCAATCCCAATGAGTTCATCCGTAGCTTACTTGCACAAATGTACACAAACTATTGTCCACTACATGGAAGCGCAGTAGATTTCCTGAAATTGAATGGTATGACGATGGGCACGGAAGGCGTACTCGTCGACTTCGTGAAGGAAGTGATGAGCAATCAGAGATACCTTGTATTCCTGGAAGATCTGTCTAGCTTGGATGACTGGAAGGCTGTTAGGGATTTTCTACCTGACAAAAACAATGGTAGTTGCATCGTCGTGCACACCCAGGACCTCGAAGTTGCAGGCTTGTGTGTCGGACAATCACACAGAGAAATGAAGCTGCAGTTCTCATCTGACCATTCTGTTTGTGTCTTCTTTAATGAGGTATGCTCTCAGAACATCATCATTAAAATTATGGAACAGTAAACAGTTTTGTTCCTTCATCCCTTTTTTTTGTTTGTCATTGTCAACGCAACAAGATCTACAATCACATATGTTTTCCTTTGAACTTCGTAAATTATGCTAACAGAATTAATCATCAATTATATGATGATGCCATAGAAGTGTACTTCTTGGATGTCAAGAATTCAAGATCAAATATACCAGTTCGATTTTCATGATTGTGCTTTCGTACATAAACTGCAGTGTTTAAGTACATGCTTAGAATAGAGATAGAGTGTCATCTTACTATTACTTAATAGAGGCGTCTCCACGTAAATTCTCATGAGACAGGTTAAGAACAAAAAAAGATAAATCATAAAATATTCACAATAATCATAAAAAATTGCTTTTAAATTCGGTAAACTCTAATAATCATCACCAAGAATATCCATTCAATCTATTTTATTGTACAAAATATTATCTACCCTCTTCTTATTAAAGACAATTTAAAATAAAcctctaaatttgcatctaaattatccGCCCTGTCACCATGAAAGATAAACTAGAATAACCCCTAATTTTGTATTAAATTACCCACCCAGCCATAATAAATGATCATTTAAAATAACCTCCTAAATTAGTATCCAAATTATCcaaactagtccatcaacccgtgctctcgCACGGGCTAGAATTCTTGGAGATATAAGTATTAGATACTGATTAATAAaccttccattccaaattataagagatTTTGACTTtttagatatattgtttttattatatatctaaacAGTACATCTAAGTGTATAACAAatgctatgtatttagaaaactcaaatgtcttataatttagaatggagggagtacatctaACTAAAAAATTACATATATTAAATCGTATGTTTTTTGTTTGTTTATTTTCTAGTTATCATAAACTTATTAATTACTATTTTTCAAGGAACTAATCTATATATTTATCTATCCATATTCATAACTTTTTTCTTTGCATGGCATCTCTATAtattttaaatatgcaattaCTTTGAAACCTTACCATTAATCATGGTGGCTCATGTTACATCATGTGTCTTCTAAAGTCATGAATCCAAATTTTGATTTTTCAAATTCTATTCTTAACGACTTTTATGGATTTTTTTCTCTGTCCTCAAATTAACTTGAAACTCTTGTGCTTATTGTATCTTTCGTTAACACTCCATTTTGCACTTTTCTAAAATAAGGATTTAAGGTCATAGAATATATTCTTAAATACTTCAATAGAATAAGCCATTATTTGAAACATGTATCATGTCACTTAAGATAAGTCATAGAGTTTGAAGTGAGATTTAGTGCTAACCTGAAGAGAATTTTAATACTTAAACCTTATATAGTGCTTGACTTTTACTCTAAAGTATATTTAAAGGGCCAAAAAAATATAGCCACCGGTGGTCTCCTACACTCCTCAAAATGGTTGAATTTTCCTATCAAAGAATTATATTTGTAGTTATGGTTGTACTATCAATATAGACATATCAAACATTTTAGGTAAAATACATAAATATATTTAAAGTAACAATCTATATAAATTATATGTTATGGTTACTAATATGGTTTTAAGTAATTTGTTAGAATCATTAATATTCAGAAAATTGTTTTTATGTGATGAAACAAGACATGTATTTTATTGCTCATACATGTTGGCACAATGTGTATATTTACTTTAATTAAATCTTACTATATTAATATTGATAAATGTGGGGTAATGTAGAAACATATATATACTCTTATTATTTAAAGAAATTTTTCGTAATAGGAGAGGTTGATAATTTAGATGTAGATTTGAGGGTGTAATTAATTTTTCTAataatgagatgaaaattgagtTATGTGATCGATAATAATAAGAGGACGTCGGCAATTAAATACAAATTTAGGTCTACTTTAGATCATGTTTCTTAACGACATATGCGGGTAATGTAAATTAGAGTCATAAGTTAGTTTATACTGTTTTACACAACAGAAGAAGTGgataattatttagaaaatagaataggTCTAGtagttattattattatcaatggTGATTAGGTTATACCTAATGGATGGTAAAATATTTCTAATTTTTATGAAAATTTCTATGATCTATGTTTTGTTTTCCTATCAAGTCTTGAGAGGATTAACATGCAGGCTCTTGTGGGGAACTCTTGTTAGAATTTCTAGTATTTATCATTGTTCTAGTGTGATAGGAGTATTTATTTAGTTGAAAACGTCTTAATGTTTATAAACTCTTGATAAAATCCTTTTTCAACTTCGTAAAtcgatagtttatcttttaagttttaatcaagttgttgCAATTTTAGCACAtgttaattataaattctagtatTCTATATCTTATATTTGAAAATTGGTTTTTATTAAAGAGAGTCTAGGTCCTAGTAGTATTGTTTTCCACATAAGTTGAAACTCGGTTTGTATCCGACACTAAACATATTGAATTTGTTATATCATAGGAATATATGTGCAGTATTATTTATATATCATAGAGTGCattaaattaaattaataatATTGGTATGGCATAATGTTTTAGTAAAAACTTATACAAATTTaaaataataatttataaaatttatTATCATAGAGTATTAATATAAAGTGTTATTACTATGTGGTTTGTAAAGTGAACATTTTTTCATGTTTCATAAGTTGTTCAAATAAATATTGATTTGATATATATGATCAAACATAGCATTATAGTTATTTTATTTCACGATTATAGAAGTCTTTAAAAATCTATATATGTACCATACTTTATGGATATTGATTTATTTTTTGTAATAATATAAGTATCGTACTTCATGATACTAGCATACTTCACGAAATATTTATTTTCATGTTTATTTTTTTCACTTGTTGATTTTAgatattttttgtttatttttcataATGACTATGGTACATACAAATATAAAGTTAATACCTTATATTATCTTTCATGACGACATATATGAATAAGTTAAATGCAAATTTAGAAtattactttgcattatctttcataataataAAGGTGGATAATTTATAAATTCATTAGAaggtattttaaattatctttcatagtACACGTGGGTAATTTAGATAGAAAGTTGGAGGACTATTTTAAATTATCGTTCATAGCCACCAAGCTGGTTAATTTGAACCCAATGCTAGAGGGTTATTTTAGGTTATGTTTTAT
This sequence is a window from Miscanthus floridulus cultivar M001 chromosome 10, ASM1932011v1, whole genome shotgun sequence. Protein-coding genes within it:
- the LOC136487012 gene encoding uncharacterized protein gives rise to the protein MADLVLGLAKSAVEGTLTVAKSAIEEEQKLKKSMQHDLMLISDEFEMMHSFLNVAKDRDPDEMVRTLVRQVRNMALDVEDCIETVVLVDVKSRWWRRMIPACLLPDGPAEALDAAVAAAELLMSRVEAMGQRNERYWHIRDTGSKPTEKTGREAVADAAAAVGILTEARDVRKKHGHGNGIPRDLVELINKTDPALPLQVISVWGAVDDHGVASVIKKTCDDPETCKNFRCRAWVKLMHPFNPREFIRSLLAQFYTNYCPQQGSSTSASVEDDLLKPVDVMVATEGILMEQFMKQVSNQRYLVFLEDVSSAVDWEAVRVYLPDEKNGSCIVIHTQQLEVASLCVGQSHRVLELEQFSADHSVCIFFNENKRSSPRGLVELINKRDHAFPLQVISMSGPLCDLGLESIMKKTCDDDPEMCKTFRCRAWVKLMHPFNPNEFIRSLLAQMYTNYCPLHGSAVDFLKLNGMTMGTEGVLVDFVKEVMSNQRYLVFLEDLSSLDDWKAVRDFLPDKNNGSCIVVHTQDLEVAGLCVGQSHREMKLQFSSDHSVCVFFNEELETRSLGKSVFLRRERGVWDQLHRQKGLLADANELLSARSAEVADLRLRCADAKVEAATVQAQLAPLVARVKELEEELTRVVSDRDAFRSRAEEATASGKALAGQLGAEESAHRLTKGALNEALAAVEASQIEAMVLKGTVEELGSEASRAAEASRFEAQWLKEKAEVYQAETRRWEQKAKESEAEIIRAAEASSAVQTVLETDIGEHEALKRAALSAYEALEIEGVQSGSSLESRLIALSSQMREQLRGALHKGVKRALAVISSHYLGVDLPAISDGYVLHDDDEEADTAVAKLMEAAEGPSTALATLFEEEVVPPLPSAGAEGPDP